A segment of the Manihot esculenta cultivar AM560-2 chromosome 13, M.esculenta_v8, whole genome shotgun sequence genome:
TTGGTAACATTTATATGTTAAAGTCGATagccaataaaaaaaaaaacattaaataagagaaaaattattctttaattttctagtaaattaatgaatattttatgAGTAATATAAGGCTTTGCTTACAAATTTATTAGTCATTATCAGTCCAATCTGTCATTAgttgatatttatttattaaaaaattgtaaaattttccTGCATATAATACAGCCCACTTGATGCATGTGGTCCGTGGAAAAGTAAGAGTTGCTATCTCTCTTTTCTCACATTTAGGTATTGTTTCAGCTTTATTATCCATTAGCGCTTAATTATTTATGTTgtatttaaagtaaaaatatttaaaataaaataaatatcaaatttattattaaatataaaataataataaaaaatataatttaatatatatatatatttataaaaaataaaaaaatataataagtaaTGGTTAACTGTTAAACTTTAGAGAGAATAGTTTTtcgatatttatttataaaatagtagttatcaaataataaataataaaaattagtatttataatctaatatgcactaaaaaattgaaatttattaattttaaaataaagacatATATAATTTATCTCGACATCCAAATTTGAGTTTCTATttcttattttctattaaaacaaattaataataaaaaaatatgattggAGCGTTAAGTGAGAAAAAATTGTAAAAGAAATATAGAGTGAGTTTTAGTCTCTCTctgtaatttaattgaaaataaatttttacgaTAAATGTATAAATACAAATAAGCCCctcctctatatataaatttaattttattgattcgaaaatttataattgaaattcatctttaattcaattaaaaacttttattttatattaaaaattttatttatttctttactaATTTCATGTAATAAAACTCAAACCTATTCCAATTATATACTTAAGTGTGTTcggaataatattttaaattttcatatattataaattaacagaacttattaaattgaaatattcaaGTTAATTATTATACTCAAATAAAATTGTCTAGGAGTTGAGTAAGCTTTGTGATTGAATTGGAATATTTCATGAGTATCATGATTCatgatttattcatttattttatttattatatgtgtttatgagatgaaaattgataaaattaacatccggattgaatttaaaataaaattaatatttaatttaaatttaaaataaactaaatttaaatttattttattaaatagtgAACTGTACTTACCAATTTAATCGGATGATAAGTGAATTGGAATAAATTcagtttaaaaagttaaaaaaaaactgGAGTAAGCTGGTTTAGTTTTCCCTAACTACACGAATTTTACAAGAATTAATgttttataaaagtaaaaattaccCTAATAAGTCGCTAAAAGAAAATGGGGGAGATGatgaaaaattagaaaaaaatgggGGTCCCACAGTCCAAGTGGGAAAATGGAACCATGTGCGATCATATGGTGGTTAGCAAATTGGAGGCCCACAAAACTCACTTTCCATCTCCAAATCCCCAAAACTGAAAAGGAAATAAGCAAcgtataatttaattcaattaataataataataatcaattaTCAAAGCTATTTGATTCTCATCTCTCCTTCTTTACGGTTACACCACCCATTTTCAATCTCCTCACTTCTCTCCTTCTACTAATCTTCTTTTTTTGAGTCTCTTCACTCTTCAATCATGTTTTAATTTCCTTCTGACAATTTCCCCCAACACAatctctttcttctcttttgtcttctgatTGATGTTTTAAGATTCTGTGTCAGAGAAATTTGCCTTTGTCTTTCTGATTTTCTGAGAAAGAGGACCCCTTTCTGTCAGATACAAAATCTCTAATCTCCAAAACTTACTTGCAAGTACTGTCCTGCATCATTATCAATACCCAACTGCCCAAAAAAATCCTAGAGAACAACTCCTTCATGAATCCTCATCGCAACTCCTCTTCTTTAAACCCTAGTTCATTAAAATCTAGGTTTACTGAAAACTTTCTTCGATCTTTggttaaaataaacaaacaaacacCTTATCCATGTCGTCTTAGAGAGATGTTTCAACGATGTCATAAAGTTAAGACTGCTGCTGATGTATCCCTTGCTTGTGCTGTTGGGTCAAGAAGAATTTGGAGTAGAGTAATGCTTAGCAAGATTCGAAAGCGAGCTCTGAGGAGGGGAACCCAGAAGCCTTCTTCAGTTAGAAGAATCATCGTTAAAAATCAACCCATGAAAATGGGTTATAATCGTTTAAAGGAGAAGAACAAGAAGAGAGACGATGAAGAAGCTGATACCGAGACTGATCAAGCCAGTAAGCTAAGAAAGCTGGTGCCTGGAGGTGAAGCTATGGATTTATGCAATTTGTTGGATGAAGCTGCACATTACATCAAGTGCCTTAACACCCAAGTACAGGTGATGAGATGCATTGCTGATTTCTACTCTACTTGAGCTCTCTCCCTCCCTCCCTCTATACATACACACAccctattttatataaaatagaatTAAGTACAGAAGCAGGGAATcctagaagagaaaaaaaatattaatctatGGCATAAAAAGAGAAATCCAGGCCTTCATGTGAAAAGTTTATGTAATTCAGGAGAACAATAGCCCTAATAATTTCTATGTATGGCAATGCATGTACTGAACCAGATGAGCTTGATGTTTGTGAAAAGCAATGGGTACTATTATATCTTTACATATATTGCCTGTATGAATATCTTCTTGGGTTTTGCTCTCAGCTAGCTAGTCGTTGCTTGCACTAATAGGAAAAAACTGATTGATGAACTGATCTCTGAGTTCTGGCTAGCTTAGTGTTCCATGAAATTCTTGATACAGAAAGACCCTTGGGTACTTTCTTTTTTAGAAAAGAGAAGGGCATCTTTTGGTAATTAGTAGAAGTAATGGGTCCAAGTAGGTAATAATTGTGCTCCCTGGCCTTTAGTCATGAAAACCCACAATACCCATTTATGTTTCTCCAGTTTTTAATGAGTTAGGGTTGTCACCCAGTTGCTTCAAAAGTTAAGACCAAATGATTCCTTTTATCTCTCACATGCTTCCCACCTATTAttctcatttttcttttccatatagaattttattttcctAAACCAACCAGCAGTTTTTGGATTTTGTTGAgaccaaacatgcatgagtatCATATAGTCTCTGGGGATTGATGATGATACAAGTCCTGTGATTTTCTTGTCAAGTTTCAAACCTCTCTCATTGCATACAACTtagacaaaaagaaacaaaaaatagTGCATTATGATGAGCACATGAGGGGAAAGTGACAGTTGCAGTTTCATAATGGTTGTTTGGCTTTTGTCAAAATCTTTAGAAACTTCTTGGATGATCgaaccatatatatataaagtaataTTCTAATGAATAAGTCACTCAAATTTCAACAATCTTGCACTACAGTATTTATTGTAAGAAAAGCAAATATCAAATTGATGAGTTAATGACAAAACCAACATGCACTCAATGTTATCCCCCATCAATTTGAAATAGAGATAATTTATcacttataaaaattttagacaCTCCTCTCTCTTAAACtagtttttgaataaattaatttttgaatgaattagattgaattcaaatttaatatgatatcaGAATCTCTCATCCATATTTACCTCTCTTATATAATTCATGTTCTGAGCATAAAAATTGTATTTCTCTCCCTTAAACTAGTTTTTAGGGTTGAGTTAGAtctgatttaaatttaatgtgAGTAAAATATTTGGTTTGTTATTCCCATTTCTATATATTTAAACTACATGTATGCAAATAGAGAAACTCAGTCTCAAGTTGATGCCCAAAGATCCCTTCATCATCCTCATTCTCCTACAAAAGAAGCAGACAGAATTAAACATGACTCATCTCATCATCAATAAAACATTAGCTAATCCTGTGATGTTACTCTTCTTCAATCATCCTTTATCACCATTCATGCACCAATATTATATGTTAATGCATCTTCTTGTTCTTGAAATAGGCTCATCACGAACCTTGCTACTCGTTTAAAATGCCATGAATTTTTCCAAAAGCACAATCTAAAGTTTCAGAATTTTCACCACGTAACTGTATATCACTTTGAAAGCATCAAAGCACCGCTAGTTCTTCTGAAATACAAAGTACAAAACAGCTATACTCCCAGTATACTTAAGCATGGATTTGTCACCTAAGCCCAGGTCAAAAGACAAGCTCAAAGTTACGTGCATTCAAATGCATTCATGAAATTTTGTGTAGAACAGTTTCAATAACAAACAATACAATGCGAAAATCGATGGTGTAGAAAAAAGAggtaatatgaaaaaaaattttaaaaaaataaaaacctaaAAGAAATAATACAGAAGACTGGAGTTGTTAACGTCTAGTTTAAGTCCtttatatcatcaacataaagaAGATTAAGAAATAAACCAACAATTAACCATGTACGAGACTGTCTATCGACTGTAGATGCTGTGTATATTAAATTTTGGAGCTGGATACTCGCTAAGACATATATAGGTCTAGAAGAAACATAGGCCTATCGTCCATGGCCATGTTAGGTTTTGTGCACAGCAGATAGTAAATCCCATCAAGCAAAGCAGCAGCACAGGTTCTActtatctttcttctttttctctgtAGTCATAATAGATATGCAAGAACCTCTTATTATGCCATTATACAGTCggctaaatattaaataaattaactgtCTGCTTGCAATAAATAAGCATGAAAGATAATCTAATCGTTGTACTATCTACTGAGAAAGGAGAATATATGAACAGAGACAACATGTAGAGAACTTAATTTTCACTTTGTCTTCAATTTCATAACTTCACTATTACTGAACCACCTTAAACACATCTGAGCTCAGATCATTTGCTCTCAATCTCTCATTCTCAAGCATTCAACCCGACCCTTTTTACTTCCACACACTACGTGTTTCAATCTCAGACCTTTAGACCTCAGACTTATCATACAGTATTTTAGGTTCTGCCCTCGAGAGTGCACTGTTTTTAGAAGCTTTTCAATTTTACAGATACCAATCAAACAGAAGGGACTCTGCACACCATTGAAACGTTGGAGATCATGCAAGTGACGAGGCTATATATACCCACAATCCATGccgaaaaaaatagaaataaaaaatacataatagTTGCTTGTTGTGGAAGGCTGGCTACTTACCCATATGCTAAGGACGTAAGAAGCTGGAATGGGTTGATTCTGTGATGTCGTTTTGGGATGGAACTGAAGAAGGATTCTAAATGTAAGAAGACATGGTTGTTTAGAGATATATAAGAAGAAGAATTGAGTGGGTGGAGACGGAAAGGGAAGATGTTGAATTGGCGTTATATAGAAAAATTCAAGAGTTTGTGGTTGGCCTTTCTCCAGCCCACATTCTTAGCCGTTAATTGCGCTTTTTCAGGGGACCattttaatttactaaatatatattatagatatttCGTTTCCTttagctttttatttttattttctttttaatttatatgtcAACTAATTATGGgataattcataattttttattttttatatataaaatttattcatcgtttttttaaataaaatttgctgccatctcaaaatttaaaattggatATTTAATGGGTAAAGTTTATAAAGTTAGCCATTTATGAGTAAAAGTATCGAATTAATAATTTACTTTCATATTTTATAGACAAAACGAATCGAATTTTATTTGGTAAAAGAGTTTCATTATTCCTTTATttatctaatttattttattaaaaaattcaaataaaattatatgaaaatttcaatttattttaaaatatttgtttaacttaagagaattttaaaaaaaattactgccaaaatttttttaatatgtttagactgtaattataaattaacaGTAACGATTTAAAATGCGGTGcaactattattttatttatttttttataataaataaaaagtatagcaaaattataattttattaaatataaaattaaaaattatttattcaaatataatattattatatgatgaaaagtttttttttttacaataaatttGATTTCTGTATAATATTTGAGATTCTTCACTCTTGTTTACATTCTAaaggaattttattttttatataaatcgaatattatcattctatttaattttaaaatatttttaaaaaatattttaaaacatttttaaaaaatattttaaaatatttttaaaaaatattttaaaatattttttaatatttaataaaatttaatattttgagatgaatattgataatctgagatccagaaaatagggttttacaatgggttttTAAACTTAGAAAAAACTTAGACCTAAAGGGGAGTATCTCCCCCTTTTTCTCGTTTTCTCTGTCTGCTAATGACGTATAACAGACTGGCTATCactgggccacctgtccctgccacaTTGATACagacgtacgaggaaatcaggTCTCtgttccatgcgtaacggcccctgattctctcCGGACACacatgcggatggtcccacaaggcgaaTGGGTTGAACTCCTTCTTGGTTCCGAGCTGGGCCGGGAGATAAGGTTAAGACTAGGCCCATAGGGGATCTGTCCATTGGACCGAAAGAgctgggccggcctgattgaagAATCTGACTGGAGCTCGGTCTTTgagctgagcgggctggacctggctcttgGAGGAGACTTAGAAGCCTTCAGATTATGGGCTGTCCTAATGGGCCTGGCCTTAGACCGGGgcgaagaaatccagcggtcatcaattgcccctttaccttctcgtcagttattgcccaactgatgagggggtaaataccaaGAATTATTATGACCGCGCCTATTTATGTACAGCTTGCCTCATAACACCCTTTCACCTTATtgtcattttaatttttgaatcctCTCTATCTTTTTCCACTTCTGGCTTTCCTCTGTTCTTTGTGCACACTGCCATCTTCACTTCCCTGCTTTCATCTTCAAGGTACGCTTTCCTTCCTTTCCCATGAATAGCTTTTAAGGATCCTGGTACCGCTAGcctagagtctagcatcaccCCGTCCAGCATAAAAATCTCATTCTCAGGGTATATCTTGCTATCACCCCCCTTTT
Coding sequences within it:
- the LOC110629080 gene encoding transcription factor IBH1; the protein is MNPHRNSSSLNPSSLKSRFTENFLRSLVKINKQTPYPCRLREMFQRCHKVKTAADVSLACAVGSRRIWSRVMLSKIRKRALRRGTQKPSSVRRIIVKNQPMKMGYNRLKEKNKKRDDEEADTETDQASKLRKLVPGGEAMDLCNLLDEAAHYIKCLNTQVQVMRCIADFYST